The region GGGTTGGCTGATGGTATAATGTCAATCTGGCACTTTGTTGCCCGTATAGAGGTGAACTGGTGCTTGTTTGATGATTTTGCATTTTAGAAAAAGTTaagcaaatttattttttcaagttgTTGATAATGAATTGAAGAGATGCTAATTAGTGGCAGATGAATGGGTATATGATTGCAGAAGTTGGATTTGAATTAgattaagagaataaaaataatttattaattattgagttgtttttcaaattaagttttgattttttagttatttgtattttttgttttaaattgaataaaccaatttgatagaaatatataattatttataaattagttttgttACCCTTTAGctatgaaatgaaataaatatacgacattgatttttttaaattttgattatgtaattttagtttaatttcataataaagtaatttaatttaaaattagaattttcgTGTTGATCACTATTTAATTTGTCCAATAGTTATGCCTTTGATTGGCTTCTCTCAGTTTCAAAGCTAAGTCCTCAATGTAAAGTATTGTTTAGGAACTTGTTCTACTTGTAAAAGAAGACAGAACTCGACCTCctacttattttcaaataattaaaataattattaaatttgaaattaaatgattaatgaagtacttaaatctcaaaattttacaTCTTATAGAACTGATAAAGGACGAAGATTATGTATGTGAATGGCTAGATGTTATTCTTTGGATAATTAACCAATCgataatatatattacaaataaagttcaaatttcaATATTctcacacaaaataatatttgaatcatATTAGATGTATATCActatataaagaaatattatgattaaaatattattcgccttatagagatttttttttttatcattgatacacctttatgTAATCTAAAATGTACACAAAAATAtaccaatagtatttttcataatatttagacatttttattttctttaacattgttctcaatttttatttgactACATTTGTTAGCTAATAAATTTTGTTCATCATATAAACTtcatatttcataaatttaaacCCCAATCtcacacaattaaaaaaaataaattatatttttttataactcaaataaatcatattctttattttttattttcacagtcaactcaaaaaaaaaaaaaaaaacagaagcaaataaaaaaattaaagcaaaaaaagaaagaaagaaatgtatGTGCGACTCGCTGGTTGGTGCGAACGGCGGCAGAAGGGTCGGCGGGTGGGGGCGACGGCAGGCGAAGGGGTCGGGGGCTCGGGGTGGGGGGGTTGCAGCGGGTGGGGGTGACGGCGATGGGGACGCAACCGTGGTGCGGTGCGAGCGGTGATGGGTGGCCGTCCAGGCAACCGTGTGGTGGGTGCGGGCGGTTGCTCGTGGCGGAGGGAGGGGCGAGGATGGGTAGGGGTGAGGCGTTACGATCGACTGGTAGGGGGGCGATGgcggtggggggggggggggggtttgagaAAGAGAGTGTGTGGGAGAGAGAGGGTGAAAATGGGCgtgagtgtgagagagagagagactgaatgagtgaggaagaagatggagaagatgGTTTTGGATTTGACCGGGTAGCAGGGAGAGAGAAGATGGAGAGGATGGCTTTGGCAGGCGAGTACATTTCTTGGACTTtgcaaaattctaaaaataatgtaaaattatttttaaattgtttcggTAGCCGAGGGCGTAGCCCACGGCGTACCTATAGCATTACTCGTCGCTGCAGCCAGCAGGCTAACAGCCGAACCAGCTGTAAATTTCGCCGCTCGTTGAAAGGGAAAAAGATGAAAACTCCCGCCATGTCATGATGAGGCTTGTGGCCGCCTATGTATATCTGGGGTTTCGACTGTCACGGGGGGAATGTAGGAGAAATTCGAAGTTCCCAACCATACGCCTCTGGTTCCACGTTTGATCTTCAAGCCATACCAACAATGGCCTTCTGGGGTTAGTTAGcgccctctctctctatctttgtgtgtgtgtgtctatatatatatatatgtatatacaaacacgcacgcacgcacagATTTTACATAGATGTGTATGCGCATGTTATAATTGACTACAACCGGATTCGGATGCGTTTTccgaattttgattttttgtgttGGTGTTAGTTGAATATTACGCAATGGGAACTGTTGGAGAAAACCACATTTTTGATTTTGTACGAAACAACTTTTGGTCAGTTCCGGGGGTATGGAGATCCGGGGGTTTCTGGTGTCGCAAAcagcaaaaagaaagaaaaacaattcGAAGTTTTCATTCAAGTACAAGgatcttctttccttctctgtTGCTGAACAATTTGTGACTTTGGTTTTTTAGGAGTTGAAGTAAGACCTGGAAGACCATTCACCCATTCATATAATCAAGTGAGAGGAAGGCTTCGCATTTCTCAGGTAGAAGAGAACAAAACCAGAATTTGATTGATCTTATCGCCTTCTATTTAATTGAACGAATGAAAATTGTAAGGATTTTTAGACTTGGGTAATTTATTGGTTGTGATTTATCAGGCAACCTTGGGGATTGGTGCTTCTGCTAAGAAGTGTTTACTTCAGTGTAATGTGGGAGATAAAAGTCCTGTTTTACTGTGTGCTTTAATACCTGAAAAAACAGAGTATTGCCATTTGGACTTGGAATTTGAAGAGGCAGATGAAGTAATCTTTTCTGTTATTGGTACTCGAAGTGTTCACCTCACTGGTTACTTTCTTGGTAGTAGCCGTCACTCGAATCTGGATGATAATACGTATCCTTTTTGTCTGTTTGGCAAATTGACATCACCAAGCGACTTGTTTTGGCTAGTGCTTGTCTTTTCTGTTTTCCTATCATTAGTTGCCATACATCACTAACTGACTTGTTTTGGCTACTCCCTTTCATTTCCATGCCAAATTGATGAGGCCAGGTCCATCTCTTTGTGCCTTTTTCCTGAAGAAGTTCCTTGTTAGATCTGTTGTGTTGGGGAGTGTTGATAATCCTGCTTTAATACAGAATAGCTTTATCTGAACTACTTGACCTTCTAAAAGGGACCtgaatgattttttatttactattattactattattacatGTCCAAGTTTATTTGttggaaaattttctattttcctttacCATCCTGGTAAAGAGAATCCTATGGAGAGGACATTGGGAACACAGATTCAGAGAAATCTACTCACAGTAGCAAGGAAGGTGAATACGAGGATAGTTTTATTGATGATAGTGAACCTAAAGTTTCTCCCCTTTCACCATGGTCAGATGGAAGAGGTATGTTTTGCTCACAGTAGCCACATTTTCTCTTTTCCCTGTGATGCTCTTGAACACTAATGTTGTTTGTCTCTAGTCAAATCACTGCACACCTTGTTTGGATCCTTGTGGTGGATGCCACACTTGATTGGGTGTTCTTTTATACACCTTGTTCCTATATAATGCTTTGAATTGGTTGTGATCCAAGCTTCATTTAAATTGTTCCTATGTGGCTTCTCTTGTAATGTGGTTATTTTGACTTCAGAGTCTGATCAGGAGATGTTGgataagaaaaaatcaaaagggaGGAAAGGCACCCGTAAGAGACTTAAGAAGAAGTACCAGCCAATTGAGTCTGATGACAACAATTCCGTCCAACAGAATATTACCAATCACTGTACTGTAGTACTGAGAGTGGAAAGTGAAGATGAGGACAACTTGCCTATTCTGTCTGCATGTAAAACTGTTACACCTGAAGCAGGATGTAATATTGACATGGAAATTGGTGAAATGAGCAACAAGAAATCTGAAGATGGTTACCATCCCACTAGTACACCAAATAGTGAAGCCAATGTTGTTGCTGATGGTGGTGTAGGAAGGTGAGTGCCACAAACTAGGTCTTGTGCTCTGATGGAATTTTTGGTACTCCATATCATCTGCTATTTTCTCTTTAGAACTGAGTTTTGTGTAAATGGTTAAAAAATTTTTTGAAGACTTGTTATaataatgcaaaagaaaaaaaggaaagttgAAGTTTTGGACCTCTGCTTCGTTCCAATCACTAGACTTGTTAGGCACCTATATACCTATCTTTGATCTATAATGTTAGCTGGTGATTTGATTGTTAATTGTGATTTCTGATTATTCATCATCTTTATGTTGTGTATACATGAGCAGGGATATGGGCCTGCCATGTGATTCCATGCTGCCCCCTGATGCAATTGGTCCTGAAAATGGCTTAGAACTGAACGAAGAAATAGCTAACAGGCCTTGTGAGGAGAAAACTCTTGAAACTTATAGTGTTACTGGTTGTGATGCTATCAATGAGGATAAATTGCAGCACACAGAGGAAAAGAGGGATAATGAGGATCTGCTAGGTAAGAATGGAGATGATCAGAAATCAGCCAATGACAAGTGAGTACTGTATCATTCTTGGGAGCCATTGAATCACACATGTATTATCTATATGaatcttttatatataatgtTGGTGAATTGATTGATAATTGTGATTTTTGATTATTCATCTTAATCTTGTGTATGGATATGGACCTGCCATACAATTCCATGCTGCATTCTGATGGAATTAGTCCTGAGATTTGCTTAGCATTGAACAAAGAAATAGAAGAGGAATTGCAGCGCACAGTAGAAAAGACTGGTAATGGGTATCTTCTAGTTAAGAATGGACAAGATAAAAAATCAACCGATGATAAGTGAGTACTGTATTGTTCTTTGTAATTTGCTGAATCACATATTTATTATGGTTGTCTTCATCCCTAAATGCTATAACCAAGCAGGGAATCCGACCCATCAAACCTTTCATTGTGTTCTGCTGATGATGTGAGTCTTGATATCCGTAAAGAATcaaataaaagaaagcaaaggGAAGAGGAGGGAAAAACAGAAGAGGACTTGAAGGAAATTGGAACTCTACAAGACAAGGCAGTTAATGAGAATCCAACCAACATGAAGTGAGAATCATTATTTTGTCTACAGCTCTGTTTCTGGAGTCTTGCTATGCCCTCACATATTTTCTTGAATAGGATAACTGTCCAGTTGTATGATCCACTGCTGTCTTCTACTGATGCTGGCTCAGACAATGGTTTAAAGCCAAACAAGAGGAGGAAAGAATCGGCTGATTATGGAAAATCTCTTGAAGGTAATACAAGCaataataacatccctgaagaggACAGTGTAAAGCAAAATGAAGGTGGGGCTGGCCAAACTATCAAGGATCTTGATGAGAAAAGTGAAACAGATCAAAATACTTTTGACGATAAGTGAGTAATCTATTCACCCTTCCCcttttttatggaaaaaaagaaaagggaaactGTATTTGTGGCTGTGACTAAGAATATTTTATGCTGTTTAGATCACATGTAGTGTTATTCAAGGCCCAAGGCGCATTAAGGTTCAAAGGGTCCTTGGCACTTGAGGCGCAAAGCACAAGGCGAGGGGCACGCCTATgcaacacaaaaattaaaaactttgtaagaaattttaaaatctattgttggcatatatatatataattaaaagaacAATAAGAAATGCCAAATGATACAATTTAAAAGTCTTAAACAAATTATAAGTCTTAAATCTTAAATAAGATTAACtgattatgcattttaaataatttaaaaatcatcatcattatcaatatcaaacattttcatattttcatcagTAGAAGTATCATCTCCAATATCTTCTTTCgcatcatctccctctccatcttcatcaagttcaattggagcatttgaaatAGTAGCCCTtttactcattgtcaaatttgtagttgaagcaaTTGTTGTTTTTGATCTAGTTGCATAGTAAGGTTCTTCAATGGAAGAAGCTACATTAGCCCATGTCAAATCACCATCCTCATGTACAAGTTCACCATCGGGGTCATCGAGTTTTTCAATTGCCCAAGCAACATTAGCCTAAGCAACCACTTATCACTTTTATCAATTTCATATGAGGAAATGGGATCAATTGATTTATGTAAATTGAAGCGATGTCTCAAAGCTCTATTATACTGAACAAATACTAAATCATTGAGACGTTTTGTTATCCTTCCAACCATCACACATAATCCTACATCCATATCTTGCCTAATCTTCCTTGTGACTCTTCATAACCTCATTTGTGTGTGCCAGTTCCTCCTTAATATAAGGTACTCTAACCTCATGAAAACTTAGGGGGTTCATGCTTGGACCAGCTCGCCCAATAGCCTCGATCATTGACTTAAAACTTGGATAATTTACTACATTGAAGGTATATTAGTTTCATACATTCATCTAGAAAACCAAATACAAGCATTCTTTTAACTCTTTCTTAACGTGACTTTCTATTGTTGTTTGCTTCCCTTTTGCATCCTTTTCGTTAGGTTTAGTAgacaaaaacaaatcaagagGCCCTGTTTGCTTTTGCCTTTTTTGTTGCACAAATGAATCTTGCATAAGTTTTTTACCACGGCTTTGGAAGGCCATTTCatcaatatcatcaaaatctggTATAACATCAATGtcattcttctctttcctttttgaCTTGTGctctttaatttcttctctGACAtgtggaggacattttggacaaatTTCAACATTCCTATAACCTCCAACAAGGTGCTGTTTGGCTCGTAAATACCTCCTTTAGTTAATTTCCCacaaaaataacatttgaaaGAGTTCATATCTTTTGGATTTATCAAATTGTGATATTTTCATATTGGATCTTTTCTTTGACCACAAGAGGTACTATCAAGAGCGTTGGATGACCTTATAATTCCCacaaaaataacatttgaaaGAGTTCATATCTTTTGGATTTATCAAATTGTGATATTTTCATATTGGATCTTTTCTTTGACCACAAGAGGTACCATCAAGAGCGTTGGATGACATTATAATTCCTGCAAGATTCACAACAATACCACTAAagcatggaaaagaaaaaacagaaaaacgaaactagaaaataaataaaaagaggaGACAAGACAACAAACATACCTAGAAATATTGGTGTCATTTGCTGCCCTTTGTGCCATTTGCCTCAAGAGAGTACCTTTTGGAGAAGGGGGATGATGTAAGTTTGAAGAAGGAgatttttccatttgaagaagGGAGAGCCGAGAGTCTCTTTAGTTTTTCTTCATTGCTTGGTTCATGTCTCttcagttttctttttttttttttatatggctGCAGGCtcttatgttgttttt is a window of Diospyros lotus cultivar Yz01 chromosome 10, ASM1463336v1, whole genome shotgun sequence DNA encoding:
- the LOC127810954 gene encoding peptidyl-prolyl cis-trans isomerase FKBP43-like, whose amino-acid sequence is MYIWGFDCHGGNVGEIRSSQPYASGSTFDLQAIPTMAFWGVEVRPGRPFTHSYNQVRGRLRISQATLGIGASAKKCLLQCNVGDKSPVLLCALIPEKTEYCHLDLEFEEADEVIFSVIGTRSVHLTGYFLGSSRHSNLDDNTESYGEDIGNTDSEKSTHSSKEGEYEDSFIDDSEPKVSPLSPWSDGRESDQEMLDKKKSKGRKGTRKRLKKKYQPIESDDNNSVQQNITNHCTVVLRVESEDEDNLPILSACKTVTPEAGCNIDMEIGEMSNKKSEDGYHPTSTPNSEANVVADGGVGRDMGLPCDSMLPPDAIGPENGLELNEEIANRPCEEKTLETYSVTGCDAINEDKLQHTEEKRDNEDLLGKNGDDQKSANDNPEICLALNKEIEEELQRTVEKTGNGYLLVKNGQDKKSTDDKESDPSNLSLCSADDVSLDIRKESNKRKQREEEGKTEEDLKEIGTLQDKAVNENPTNMKITVQLYDPLLSSTDAGSDNGLKPNKRRKESADYGKSLEGNTSNNNIPEEDSVKQNEGGAGQTIKDLDEKSETDQNTFDDKGVNLDPDQVGDGDQYESKKSRKKKNSKLHENEGNLDNDISSLSGKEKRSLVELKEKNVEDKSSHQSRTLPSGLVIEDLQMGKSDGKTASPGKKIKVHFIGKIRGNGPVFDSNIGKKPFRFRLGAEDIIDGWNVGIEGMRAGGKRRLIIPPSLGYGSEGAGESVPPNSWLEYEIELVAVR